One genomic segment of Bacteroidota bacterium includes these proteins:
- the coaBC gene encoding bifunctional phosphopantothenoylcysteine decarboxylase/phosphopantothenate--cysteine ligase CoaBC: MTLQGKRILLGVCGGIAAYKSVYLLRSLIKKGADVKVIMTPGANAFVGPLTFSALSKHPVGIEFFNPQTGAWFNHVELGLWAELMIIAPATANTIAKMNTGICDNLLLATYLSAKCPVMIAPAMDLDMWLHLTTQTNIKSLAAQNISIVEPGTGELASGLHGKGRMAEPEIILQSIHHFFIRQDLPSFIGKKIVITAGPTYEKIDPVRFIGNHSSGKMGFALAEILHACGADVTMVHGPVNLPELPSPIKTIAVESAAEMFEETAKEFDSCNIFISAAAVADFTPKNISTIKIKKSADTKEISIQLEKTIDILATLSACKKKNQLIVGFALETNDAIANAQKKLQQKNLDIIVLNILSDAGAGFGHDTNKITILDKHNNISTFELKTKIEVAKDITRYISKTLYA, from the coding sequence ATGACCTTGCAAGGCAAACGCATCCTGTTAGGTGTGTGTGGTGGAATAGCTGCATATAAAAGTGTTTACCTGCTCAGAAGTTTAATTAAAAAAGGTGCCGATGTAAAAGTAATAATGACTCCGGGTGCAAACGCATTTGTTGGTCCCCTTACTTTTTCAGCCTTATCAAAACATCCCGTAGGAATTGAATTTTTTAATCCGCAAACAGGAGCCTGGTTTAATCATGTTGAGTTAGGTTTATGGGCTGAGCTGATGATAATTGCACCTGCCACTGCTAATACTATTGCAAAGATGAATACAGGTATTTGCGATAATTTATTATTAGCCACTTATCTCTCTGCAAAATGTCCGGTTATGATTGCCCCTGCCATGGATTTAGATATGTGGCTGCATCTCACAACTCAAACAAATATTAAATCACTTGCTGCACAAAATATTTCTATTGTGGAACCGGGAACCGGTGAGCTTGCAAGTGGCCTGCATGGTAAAGGCAGAATGGCAGAACCTGAAATTATTTTGCAATCTATTCACCACTTTTTTATTAGACAAGACCTTCCCTCCTTTATAGGAAAAAAGATTGTGATAACTGCCGGACCTACTTATGAAAAGATTGATCCGGTGCGTTTTATCGGCAATCATTCCAGTGGTAAAATGGGATTTGCATTAGCAGAAATTTTACATGCTTGTGGTGCAGATGTTACTATGGTACATGGCCCTGTTAATTTACCTGAGCTGCCATCTCCAATTAAAACTATTGCTGTGGAATCTGCTGCCGAAATGTTCGAAGAAACGGCTAAAGAATTCGATAGCTGTAATATTTTTATTTCCGCTGCTGCAGTAGCTGATTTTACCCCAAAAAATATTTCAACTATTAAAATAAAAAAATCAGCAGATACCAAAGAAATAAGTATTCAACTTGAAAAAACAATTGATATACTCGCAACATTAAGTGCCTGCAAAAAGAAAAATCAATTGATTGTCGGTTTTGCATTAGAAACAAATGATGCTATTGCAAATGCACAAAAAAAATTACAACAAAAAAATCTGGATATCATTGTATTGAATATATTATCTGATGCAGGTGCAGGCTTTGGGCATGACACCAATAAGATTACCATATTGGATAAGCATAATAATATTTCTACATTTGAGTTAAAGACAAAAATTGAAGTTGCAAAAGACATCACGAGATATATCAGCAAAACTCTATATGCGTAA
- a CDS encoding TraB/GumN family protein, with the protein MINLNRIVFIKIRIVVISCVAFLIFAKPVNAQTETKTSSLLWEISGNGLTSPSYLYGTIHLISKEDFFVRKEVDSVFKLCNQVAFEIKLDDMSALMGLEKKMELPEGQTISGMMAPDDYQILKTYLIDSFDINLEEFDNKKPLALQQLLLTNIIDGEIESYELYFLMQSMQNKKKIKGLETVDDQLAIFDSIPYIEQLQWMVDGINDTTNLNAQWDAIIQAYKSEDLETISTLMNEGDEGLMKYEDVMLINRNKKWIPEIESIMQSGASFIAVGAGHLPFDTGVIQLLKDKGYTLKPL; encoded by the coding sequence GTGATAAATTTAAATAGAATAGTATTTATTAAAATAAGAATAGTTGTAATAAGCTGTGTTGCTTTTCTAATATTTGCAAAGCCGGTTAATGCACAAACAGAAACAAAAACATCCTCATTGCTTTGGGAAATTTCCGGTAATGGACTTACTTCTCCTTCCTATTTATATGGCACTATTCATTTAATTAGCAAAGAAGATTTTTTTGTGCGTAAAGAAGTAGATTCTGTTTTTAAACTTTGCAATCAGGTGGCATTTGAAATTAAGTTGGATGATATGTCTGCATTAATGGGTTTAGAAAAAAAAATGGAATTACCCGAAGGACAAACTATCAGCGGCATGATGGCACCCGATGATTATCAAATATTAAAAACATATCTGATAGATTCTTTTGATATTAATCTTGAAGAATTCGATAATAAAAAACCCTTGGCACTTCAACAACTTCTGCTCACTAATATAATTGATGGTGAAATTGAATCGTATGAATTATATTTTTTAATGCAGAGTATGCAAAACAAAAAGAAAATAAAAGGTTTGGAAACAGTAGATGATCAGTTGGCAATTTTTGATAGCATTCCCTATATCGAACAATTGCAATGGATGGTAGATGGAATAAATGATACAACAAATCTGAATGCACAATGGGATGCGATCATTCAAGCTTATAAATCAGAAGATTTGGAAACTATCAGCACACTAATGAACGAGGGCGATGAAGGCTTGATGAAATACGAAGATGTAATGCTCATCAACCGCAATAAAAAATGGATTCCTGAAATTGAATCCATCATGCAATCAGGTGCTTCATTTATTGCAGTTGGTGCCGGACATTTACCATTCGATACTGGAGTAATACAATTATTAAAAGACAAAGGCTATACATTAAAACCACTTTAA
- a CDS encoding DUF4835 family protein yields MRNLLFFIFLICSAQFSIAQELRCGITINTQQLTTTDVKVFKTLETAIREFMNNRRWTDDIFLPEEKIDCEIIITVTEEQSAGRYKAQASIISRRPVFGTDYNSTVVNTVDKDFEFAYTEYEPLDFNENTFQSNLTSSLAFYAFIIIGMDYDTFSDKGGEKYFQKAFTIVTQATSREEKGWKAYDGTRNRYWLINNILDVKYAGLRDVYYSYHRQALDQMSEKPADAVKVVLGNLQSIDNINKSNPNSMYVQLFFTAKSDELVGIFSKAIPQDRAKAANFLMKLDPVNIQKYQSLVGGN; encoded by the coding sequence ATGCGTAATTTACTTTTTTTCATTTTTCTAATCTGTTCTGCACAGTTTTCAATTGCACAGGAATTGCGTTGTGGAATTACAATTAATACACAACAGCTTACCACAACAGATGTGAAAGTTTTTAAAACATTAGAAACTGCTATTCGGGAATTTATGAATAATCGTCGCTGGACGGATGATATATTTCTCCCGGAAGAAAAAATTGATTGTGAAATAATTATTACCGTTACCGAAGAACAATCTGCAGGCAGATATAAAGCGCAAGCAAGTATTATTTCCAGAAGACCTGTTTTTGGTACTGATTATAATTCTACAGTTGTAAATACAGTGGACAAAGATTTTGAATTTGCTTATACAGAATATGAACCGTTGGACTTTAATGAAAACACATTTCAATCTAATCTCACTTCCTCACTTGCATTTTATGCTTTTATAATTATAGGAATGGATTACGATACGTTTAGCGACAAGGGTGGCGAAAAATACTTTCAAAAAGCGTTTACTATTGTAACTCAGGCAACATCCCGTGAAGAAAAAGGATGGAAGGCGTATGATGGAACACGCAACAGATATTGGCTGATAAATAATATTTTGGATGTGAAATATGCCGGGTTGCGAGATGTATATTACAGTTATCATAGACAAGCCTTAGATCAAATGAGTGAAAAGCCTGCCGATGCCGTAAAAGTAGTTTTGGGTAATCTTCAAAGTATTGACAATATCAATAAATCGAATCCGAACAGCATGTATGTGCAATTATTTTTTACTGCAAAATCTGATGAGTTAGTAGGAATTTTTTCAAAGGCAATTCCTCAGGATAGAGCAAAGGCAGCAAATTTTCTAATGAAATTAGATCCGGTTAACATTCAAAAATATCAATCTTTGGTTGGCGGAAATTAA
- a CDS encoding carboxypeptidase-like regulatory domain-containing protein: MLRNSFTAMLMIMFSALSFGQTSTATIYGTITDTNGVRKADVNVVILGKSGVGTNSNDEGYYLLEVEAGDTVVLAFSFTGYQIVYKKVFAEEGKTYKMNVRMKSELSLETVVITENRRNEMIMQIPIEEIEYIPDPTGDPIIALLKKYVTSNNELSSQYSVRGGNFDENLVYVNDFEIYRPLLIRSGQQEGLTFANYDLIQSVSFSAGGFEARFGDKLSSVLDIQYKKPKEFEAGVTASFLGGSFYINNGSPNKKMYSLFGARYKTTQYLLNSLSTQGEYNPEFFDVQGLLGFNLTEKSTLEILGNYSYNKYNFIPVSSETSTGVVNNILRLEVFFDGQEVDKYVTGFGGISYQYRPNQSTGYKLLLSGYRSLEDETFDIIGDYWLGVVETNPGDEDYNEIKYGLGSGTFQNFARNYLDVNVSNLGLEAYAEKGAHYIRYGGRVQYEFVNDVLKEWEMVDSAGYSLPYTGEQVLVKEYFSSNINLQSMRYNAFVQDTWSPEFNPNIFFTAGVRSQYWDVNKELTISPRAQMAWKPVWNKTDTSFYDIVIKAAVGLYHQPPFYRELRNLDGVINEDVLSQKSIHILIGADYNFKAWDRDFKFITELYYKYLYDLNPYDLENVRIRYYGENMATGYSAGVDFRLFGEIVEDADSWISLSLMQSRENIDGDSTFTDNGELEARGYIPRPTDQFFNFGMFFQDYIPGNKNFKVHLNFLYGSGLPFGPPDNPYYRNSFRIPAYRRVDIGFSVLLLDKNRQRGDKMWNHINNLWAGIEVFNLLGVSNTISYVWVKDINDVQYAFPNYLTDRRVNLKIIMKI, from the coding sequence ATGTTACGCAACAGCTTTACTGCGATGTTGATGATAATGTTTTCTGCATTATCGTTTGGGCAAACATCTACAGCAACAATTTATGGAACAATCACCGACACAAATGGGGTGCGTAAAGCAGATGTGAATGTGGTGATTTTGGGTAAGTCCGGCGTGGGTACTAATTCAAATGATGAAGGATATTATTTATTAGAAGTGGAAGCTGGTGATACTGTGGTGCTGGCTTTTTCTTTTACGGGATATCAAATAGTTTATAAAAAAGTATTTGCCGAAGAGGGTAAAACTTATAAGATGAATGTGCGCATGAAATCGGAATTGTCGTTGGAAACTGTGGTGATAACGGAGAACAGGCGCAATGAAATGATAATGCAAATCCCGATTGAAGAAATAGAATATATTCCTGATCCAACAGGAGATCCGATAATTGCATTGCTGAAAAAATATGTTACTTCAAATAATGAATTGAGTTCGCAATATTCTGTGCGAGGTGGAAATTTTGATGAGAACTTAGTATATGTTAATGACTTTGAAATTTATCGTCCATTATTAATTCGTTCCGGTCAACAAGAGGGATTGACATTTGCCAATTATGATTTAATTCAATCGGTTTCATTTTCTGCAGGCGGTTTTGAAGCAAGATTCGGCGATAAACTTTCAAGCGTATTAGATATTCAATATAAAAAACCAAAAGAATTTGAAGCGGGTGTTACAGCAAGTTTTCTGGGTGGATCTTTTTATATCAATAATGGAAGTCCGAATAAAAAAATGTATTCCTTATTTGGTGCCCGATATAAAACCACACAGTATCTTTTAAATTCATTGAGTACACAAGGTGAATACAACCCCGAGTTTTTTGATGTGCAGGGATTATTGGGATTTAATTTAACCGAGAAAAGTACTTTAGAAATACTCGGCAATTACTCTTATAACAAATACAATTTTATTCCTGTGTCAAGCGAAACATCCACAGGAGTTGTAAATAATATTCTTCGGTTGGAAGTATTTTTTGATGGCCAGGAAGTAGATAAATATGTTACAGGTTTCGGGGGTATTTCATATCAATACAGACCAAATCAATCTACAGGATATAAATTATTATTATCGGGTTATCGCTCGTTAGAAGATGAAACTTTTGACATCATCGGCGATTATTGGTTGGGAGTGGTGGAAACAAATCCGGGTGATGAAGATTACAATGAAATAAAATATGGATTAGGTTCTGGTACGTTTCAAAATTTTGCCCGCAATTATTTGGATGTAAATGTTTCTAATCTTGGATTGGAAGCGTATGCTGAAAAAGGTGCACATTATATTCGTTATGGAGGCAGAGTGCAATATGAATTTGTGAATGATGTATTGAAAGAGTGGGAGATGGTGGATTCAGCAGGATACTCTTTACCCTATACCGGCGAGCAAGTGCTGGTGAAAGAGTATTTTAGTTCAAATATCAATTTACAAAGCATGCGCTACAATGCGTTTGTGCAGGATACCTGGTCACCGGAATTTAATCCCAATATATTTTTTACTGCAGGAGTGCGCTCGCAGTATTGGGATGTAAATAAAGAATTGACAATTTCTCCAAGAGCACAAATGGCATGGAAACCGGTGTGGAATAAAACAGATACCAGCTTTTATGATATTGTAATTAAAGCGGCAGTTGGTTTATATCATCAACCACCTTTTTACAGAGAGTTGCGCAATCTGGATGGTGTAATAAATGAAGATGTGTTATCACAAAAATCTATACATATTTTAATTGGTGCTGATTATAATTTCAAAGCATGGGACAGAGATTTTAAATTTATTACGGAGCTGTATTATAAATATTTATACGACTTGAATCCTTATGATTTAGAAAATGTACGCATTCGTTATTATGGTGAAAATATGGCAACAGGTTATTCGGCCGGAGTTGATTTTAGATTATTTGGTGAAATTGTAGAAGATGCCGATTCATGGATTTCACTTAGCTTAATGCAATCCAGAGAAAATATTGATGGTGATTCTACTTTCACCGACAATGGTGAATTAGAAGCTCGTGGATATATTCCAAGACCTACAGATCAATTTTTTAACTTCGGTATGTTCTTTCAGGATTATATACCCGGCAATAAAAATTTTAAAGTACATCTCAACTTTTTATATGGCTCCGGATTACCTTTTGGACCACCGGACAATCCTTACTATCGTAATTCATTTCGCATTCCCGCATATCGTCGTGTAGATATTGGATTCTCTGTTTTGTTGCTAGATAAAAATCGTCAGCGAGGAGATAAAATGTGGAATCATATAAATAATCTCTGGGCAGGAATTGAAGTATTTAATTTGTTGGGAGTATCTAATACAATTTCTTATGTCTGGGTAAAAGATATTAATGATGTTCAATATGCATTTCCAAATTACTTGACAGACAGAAGAGTGAATTTGAAAATTATAATGAAAATATAG
- a CDS encoding ribulose-phosphate 3-epimerase, with amino-acid sequence MSHLVAPSILSCDFAYVARDVEMINSSAADWLHVDVMDGVYVPNISFGLPVVEAMKRHSKIPLDVHLMIVEPQNYIDDFRKAGADRISIHVEACIHLHAAVAQIKKSGAKASIAINPSTSLSALEEILPFIDGVCLMSVNPGFGGQAFIETAINKIKKLKQMIQHCSNEVLIEVDGGVKLDNAQRILDAGADILVSGSGVFSQADPIAAIQTLKNLQRNN; translated from the coding sequence ATGAGTCATTTAGTAGCTCCTTCTATATTATCCTGTGATTTCGCTTACGTAGCACGTGATGTGGAAATGATTAATTCATCTGCCGCTGATTGGTTGCATGTGGATGTAATGGATGGTGTGTATGTTCCCAATATTAGTTTTGGATTGCCTGTGGTGGAAGCTATGAAACGCCATTCTAAAATTCCTTTGGATGTGCATTTAATGATAGTGGAACCGCAAAATTATATTGATGATTTTCGCAAAGCAGGAGCGGATAGAATTTCTATTCATGTAGAAGCATGTATTCATTTGCATGCTGCTGTTGCGCAAATTAAAAAATCAGGAGCCAAAGCAAGTATTGCAATTAATCCTTCAACATCACTTTCTGCACTGGAAGAAATTTTACCTTTTATTGATGGAGTATGTTTGATGAGTGTAAATCCCGGATTTGGTGGTCAAGCTTTTATTGAAACAGCAATTAATAAAATAAAAAAATTAAAGCAGATGATTCAGCATTGCAGCAACGAAGTATTGATTGAAGTGGATGGTGGTGTGAAGTTGGATAATGCGCAAAGAATATTAGATGCTGGTGCTGATATTTTAGTAAGTGGCAGTGGTGTATTCTCACAAGCAGATCCTATTGCTGCAATTCAAACACTGAAAAATCTTCAAAGAAATAATTAA
- a CDS encoding S9 family peptidase: MAIPLRDFFRNPDKTGFKISKDGTHISWLASVNNRLNIHIQNRETEEIKCITNQTERDIMFYFWLNNSKLAFLQDTGGDENEHLYITDLISGESTDVTPFENVKTSIVDELIDEPEFVLIQMNKRNPVFFDVYKLNALTGELKLVEENPGNITQWITDHTGAVRMAMTTDGVNTSLLYRKNGSATFENILTTNFKEGIMPVFFDFDNKQVYALSNLNRDKMAVVLFDPETAKETEVLFEHDAVDISGIYYSRKRKVITYAKFTTWKTELHFFDDFTKQVYENIRAQINYDAEIYITARNKAEDIFIIRTLSDKSLGNYYIYDVATEKLTHLANVSPWLDPNQLQSMQAIEYSSRDGLKIHGYLTLPADTKLPVPVIVNPHGGPWARDEWHFQPDVQFLANRGFAVLQMNFRGSTGYGRAFLESSFKQWGKKMQDDITDGVHWLIDKGIADKNRIGIYGGSYGGYATLAGLAFTPDLYACGVDYVGVSNLFTFMKTIPPYWEPYLEMMYEMVGNPETDKTQFENTSPVFHADKIKVPLFIAQGAKDPRVVQAESDQMVEAMRNNGVEVKYMVKENEGHGFANEENRFEFYEAMEQFFTEHLLNTNKNNS; the protein is encoded by the coding sequence ATGGCAATTCCATTAAGAGATTTTTTTCGCAATCCCGATAAAACAGGTTTTAAAATTTCAAAGGACGGAACTCATATTTCCTGGTTGGCTTCTGTAAATAATCGTTTAAATATTCATATTCAAAATAGAGAAACGGAAGAAATAAAATGTATTACGAATCAAACAGAAAGAGATATCATGTTTTACTTCTGGTTGAATAATTCTAAGCTTGCTTTTTTGCAAGATACCGGTGGAGATGAAAATGAACATTTATATATCACGGATTTAATTTCAGGAGAATCAACAGATGTAACTCCTTTCGAAAATGTAAAGACAAGTATTGTTGATGAATTAATAGATGAGCCGGAATTTGTTTTAATTCAAATGAATAAACGCAATCCTGTTTTTTTTGATGTATATAAATTAAATGCATTAACGGGAGAATTAAAATTGGTGGAAGAGAATCCCGGGAATATTACACAATGGATTACCGATCATACGGGAGCAGTACGTATGGCTATGACAACTGATGGCGTGAATACAAGTTTGCTTTACAGAAAAAATGGTTCTGCAACTTTTGAAAATATTCTTACCACAAATTTTAAAGAAGGAATTATGCCGGTGTTTTTTGATTTTGATAATAAGCAAGTATATGCATTATCAAATCTGAACAGAGATAAAATGGCGGTTGTATTATTTGATCCGGAAACAGCTAAAGAAACTGAAGTATTATTTGAACATGATGCAGTAGATATTTCCGGCATATATTATTCACGCAAACGCAAAGTAATTACTTATGCAAAATTTACTACCTGGAAAACTGAACTGCATTTCTTTGATGACTTTACAAAACAGGTGTATGAAAATATTAGAGCACAAATAAATTACGATGCTGAAATTTATATTACCGCTAGAAATAAAGCAGAAGATATTTTTATTATAAGAACATTATCCGATAAATCGCTTGGCAATTATTATATCTATGATGTTGCAACAGAAAAACTCACACATCTTGCAAATGTAAGTCCGTGGTTAGATCCTAATCAATTGCAATCAATGCAAGCAATAGAATATAGCAGCAGAGATGGATTGAAAATTCACGGATACTTAACATTACCTGCCGATACAAAATTGCCGGTGCCTGTAATTGTAAATCCACATGGTGGTCCCTGGGCAAGAGATGAATGGCACTTTCAACCCGATGTGCAATTTCTTGCTAACCGAGGCTTTGCTGTTTTGCAAATGAATTTTCGTGGGAGTACAGGATATGGAAGAGCATTTTTAGAATCATCTTTTAAACAATGGGGAAAAAAAATGCAGGATGATATTACTGATGGTGTGCATTGGTTAATTGATAAAGGTATTGCAGATAAAAATCGCATTGGAATTTATGGTGGAAGTTATGGTGGTTATGCAACATTAGCAGGTCTGGCTTTCACTCCTGATTTATATGCATGTGGAGTTGATTATGTAGGCGTATCAAATTTATTTACGTTTATGAAAACCATTCCGCCATATTGGGAACCGTATTTAGAAATGATGTATGAAATGGTTGGAAATCCGGAAACAGATAAAACACAATTTGAAAATACTTCACCTGTTTTTCATGCAGATAAAATTAAAGTGCCACTGTTTATTGCACAGGGTGCAAAAGATCCGAGAGTAGTGCAAGCAGAAAGTGATCAGATGGTGGAAGCAATGCGCAATAATGGTGTGGAAGTAAAATATATGGTGAAAGAAAATGAAGGACATGGTTTTGCAAATGAAGAAAATCGCTTTGAATTTTATGAAGCAATGGAGCAATTCTTTACAGAACATTTGTTGAATACAAATAAAAATAACTCGTGA
- a CDS encoding DNA-directed RNA polymerase subunit omega → MNQSVSTSAEVQNLQHIENQTGNVYKSIYIISKRALQLKGTILTELQSKLDEFSTHQDNLEEVFENREQIEISKYYEKLPKPTILALNEFIEGDTYFRDAEVETNTGE, encoded by the coding sequence ATGAATCAAAGTGTATCCACATCTGCTGAAGTTCAAAACTTGCAGCACATTGAAAATCAAACTGGCAATGTATATAAATCTATATATATAATTTCCAAAAGAGCCCTTCAATTAAAAGGAACAATTCTAACAGAACTGCAGTCAAAACTTGATGAATTTTCAACACATCAGGATAATTTGGAAGAGGTATTTGAAAATCGTGAGCAGATAGAAATATCCAAATATTACGAAAAATTACCGAAGCCAACCATTTTAGCGTTGAATGAATTTATTGAAGGAGATACCTATTTCCGTGATGCAGAAGTGGAAACAAATACAGGTGAATAA
- the recN gene encoding DNA repair protein RecN → MLRKLNISNYAIIENAEIDFSAGLNIITGETGAGKSILLGALGLLLGARADSKILFKNSGKCIIEGLFFLKGYELQLFFENADIDYADETIIRRELNESGKSRAFINDTPVTLSVLQQLADNLIQIHSQHETLALADSKFQLMVIDSLASTNKLLPAYQKLFNTWKSSEQVLKEAIENAAKAEKDKDYIEFQLKELTTAKLEDINQEELENTLQQLTHAEEIKRGVFETLQILQDAEFNAIDLMRDATSKLQSIRKFAPDLESSIQRLESNKLELQDIVSDLTQQADKISADPNTLTTVQSVLDSLYHLQKKHNVSSVNELLEIQQNFQTQFSQIENASDNISALRKQVSQQLKDVVEHAKSISDLRKKQFAPFEKNVAQLLKEVGMQSAILKVDHHFSAEQLNKTGGDSIQFTFSANPGSALQDIKKVASGGELSRLMLSIKSLIAKNTALPTLIFDEIDSGVSGDTAMKVGVILEKLSVNHQVIAITHLPQIAAKGKHHLKVFKQIEKNNTTTHLRLLNKEDRIQEIALMLSGENPSKAAFENAKELMGVD, encoded by the coding sequence TTGCTACGTAAACTCAACATATCCAATTACGCTATTATTGAAAATGCAGAAATTGATTTTTCTGCAGGGTTAAATATTATTACCGGTGAAACTGGCGCAGGTAAATCCATTCTGTTGGGTGCATTAGGTTTATTATTAGGTGCAAGAGCTGATTCAAAAATATTATTTAAAAATTCCGGCAAATGCATAATTGAAGGCTTGTTCTTTTTAAAAGGATATGAGCTTCAACTATTTTTTGAAAATGCAGATATTGATTATGCGGATGAAACTATTATTCGTCGTGAATTAAATGAATCAGGAAAATCACGAGCATTTATTAATGATACACCTGTTACACTTTCTGTGTTGCAACAATTAGCAGATAACCTGATACAAATACATTCGCAACACGAAACTTTAGCATTAGCAGATTCTAAATTTCAATTGATGGTAATTGATAGTCTTGCATCAACAAATAAATTACTTCCTGCATATCAAAAACTATTTAATACCTGGAAATCTTCAGAACAAGTATTGAAAGAAGCAATTGAAAATGCAGCAAAAGCAGAAAAAGATAAAGATTATATAGAATTTCAATTAAAGGAATTAACAACAGCAAAACTTGAAGATATTAATCAAGAGGAATTAGAAAATACTTTGCAACAACTTACGCATGCAGAAGAAATAAAACGTGGAGTTTTTGAAACACTTCAGATATTGCAAGATGCAGAATTTAATGCGATTGATTTAATGCGTGATGCTACAAGTAAATTGCAATCTATCAGAAAATTTGCACCTGATTTAGAGAGTTCTATTCAACGTTTAGAGAGTAATAAATTAGAACTTCAGGATATTGTTTCCGACCTCACACAACAAGCCGATAAAATATCTGCAGATCCAAATACATTGACAACAGTTCAAAGTGTTTTGGATTCACTTTATCATTTGCAAAAGAAACATAATGTTTCCTCTGTAAATGAATTGCTAGAAATTCAACAAAATTTCCAAACGCAATTTTCACAAATCGAAAATGCATCGGATAATATTTCTGCATTGCGCAAACAAGTGTCGCAACAATTAAAGGATGTAGTTGAACATGCAAAATCAATTTCTGATTTACGCAAAAAACAATTTGCACCATTCGAAAAAAATGTAGCTCAACTACTTAAAGAAGTAGGTATGCAATCAGCCATTTTAAAAGTAGATCATCATTTTTCAGCAGAGCAATTAAATAAGACTGGTGGTGATAGTATTCAATTTACTTTTTCTGCAAATCCAGGAAGCGCTTTACAGGATATTAAAAAAGTGGCTTCCGGTGGAGAGTTGTCGAGATTAATGTTAAGCATCAAATCACTTATTGCAAAAAACACTGCATTACCTACATTAATTTTTGATGAAATAGATTCAGGAGTTTCAGGCGATACGGCAATGAAAGTTGGAGTGATTTTAGAAAAACTTTCTGTGAATCATCAGGTGATTGCAATTACACATTTACCACAAATAGCTGCCAAAGGAAAACACCATTTAAAAGTGTTTAAGCAAATAGAAAAAAATAATACAACCACACATCTCCGACTACTTAATAAGGAGGATCGTATTCAAGAAATTGCACTGATGTTAAGTGGAGAAAATCCATCGAAAGCGGCGTTTGAAAATGCGAAAGAATTAATGGGGGTGGATTGA